The following DNA comes from Ignavibacteria bacterium.
AAATCACCATTAGTTCTCAGTATAACAGCGCCTGTTTTACCGGCATCGAGCACATTAAATCCATTTTCATATAGTGCTGCCTTAAATATTTCTGCATTAAGCCTTCTTCTTCCCGAAACAATTTCACCAATAATAATATATGCGGGATTAACATTTGCAATAAACTGCGGCGGTGTTGTTGTAAATGAACCCGAAGAAGCAACGCGAATTACCTGCGTATTTAGGTCCAGATCATTCAAATACACTGAATTGTAAATTATTTCTTCCGGCTTTACTGCATCGGTAAATACAAAGGACTGGTCGCCAAACAAAAACTGTGTCATCATTGTGCCGGCTTTATACAGGCTGTCATAATAAATATACAGCCTGAAGTTACCATTTTTATTTATGATCTTAGAACTGCTGATGTATTCAACAGCAGTATTTTTAAAATTACTATTAAAATATTTCGATTCAATTATATCTTTGTAATATACCGGGAGCATCATCTTCTTCACTTCTGTGTTCTGAACAAGGTACAGCAGGTTTCTGAACTCATCTTTATCCATTGAATTCATAATAAGAAGATCTATTTTACCACTGCCCCCAGCTTTTAAATACGGCAGTACAGTTCGTTGCGCTGAATTATATTTATCACTTGATGTCCCGGCATTTATCAATACAGTTGTTCCGCCCGGCATTTTTACAGCAGTACAGTTTGATGAGCCTGTATTCAGGAATGTTATTTCAGCTTCATTGGTCATAGCTGCTACATCTTTCCATACAGCAAAATTAATAATAAGCAGCAGGGAAACTGCCAAACGAATTATATAATTGCTTCTGTTTGCAGTCAAAACCAGGATCAATATTATATAATAAAATATCAGCATCATACCATCAACAAAATACGTTTGCACATATGCAATATCCAGCCCGGCACAGAATTCAATTAGCAAAAGCTGTATATACAGCAGCATCTGGTTCACAGCCCCGAAAACTGAACCAAGCCATCCTGATAACGGTGAAACAATCACCATTATAAACCCTAATGCCAGCGAAATATTTGAAAGCGGAATGGCAAACAAGTTTGATAACAGGGATATAACTGAAATTTTCTTAAACATAACAGCAGTTATGGGAAGTGTACCCAGCTGCGCTGCAAAAGTACCAAGGAATAATGCTGCTGCAGCTTTAAAAACCTTTACGGATAATTTATCACTGTTGAGCTCTTTGATCCATTTAATATTATTTAGCTTATTATTTAAAAACGGGTAAATAATTATTATGGAAAGCAATGCGGAAAATGAAAGTATAAAACCGGCATCAAAAAGCTGCCGGGGGTCTACAACTAAAATCAGCAACGCCGCAAATGAAAGTATATTATAGCTGTTTGGCCTGCGCCCTGCAATTTGCGCTATCAAAAAAACAGAAGCCATTATAACTGCGCGGACTATTGAAGGTGAATTGCCGGTCAGATCCATATAAAACAGCAAAGATGCGATAGTGATAAATATTTTATAATGCTGTTTAATTGGTATAAAGATAAGTATTGCCCAGATTATCAATGCAACATATGCTACATTCAGCCCTGAGACTGCGATAATATGCGCAACACCGGCATTTATAAAATTTTCTCTGGTCTCCCCTGAAATATTGCTTCTTTCACCAAGCAGCAGCCCTTTAAGATATTCAGCTTCCTGGCCGCTTAAATTCTCTTCAATTACTTCTAATGAATACTTTTTAACCGGTATTATCACATAAGTGTACCATGGATTTTGTGTTTCATTGCCTGTAAGTGTTATGCTTTCAAAGCCGTAAGCTGAAAATACTGCATCAACACCATGCATTTTCAGATACCTTCCATAGTCAAATTCTCCCGGGTTTCGCCTGCCCGGCAGCGGTTCGATCTTTCCTTTAAGCTCTACTATATCACCATAAGTAAACTCAGCCGCAGCTTCTTCGGTGAATTTGTTTTTATACACAGAAGCAAGCATATTTCCGGAAACAGATGAATCATTTACCGATATTAACTGTATTAAGAGCCTCATCCTGTCATCCTTCAATTCAGGCTGTTCTGCTACTATCCCTTTTACTACTGAATTCGGCTCTGTTTGCAATATCCTTGCAGAAATGTTGTTCTCACCGGTTTTGTAATACCTGAATTGAAACGATAATAATCCGAAAAGCATTAAAAGGAATAAACAGGAAAAAAGGAACAGCTCTCCTTTTTGCAATTTGGGGTAAAGCACTGCTATAAAAATACCTGCAGTAACAATAGCAGTTAGGAAAAACCACTCAGGCAAGAACGAGAGATCTACTTTCAGGTAATCACTGATTAATATTCCCAAAGCCATCGGGAAAACAGCAAGTGCTGCCGGGTATTTTCTGCTGAAGGTACTGAACATTTTCAAAGTTAATTATTTTTGTTTTAAGATTTAATCCTTCTCTGTAATCTGACCAAATAATTTAGTAATTTGCATTAATAATAAAAACAATATGAAACCAATAGTAACCGAAAGGCTTATAATCAGGGAATTCCGCCCCGCTGATCTTGGAGAAATTTACAGGATACTTGATGTTGAGCTGAAATTCAAGGATTCCAAGTTACAGGATTCATCAATAGCTCAGCGCAAAGAATGGCTTGAGTGGACGATACAGGGATATAAACAAAACCGCATGCTGCTCAATCCGCCCTACGGCGATCATGCGATAGTTCTAAAAGATTCGCTTCAGCTTATAGGAACATGCGGATTTGTTCCGGTTTTGGCTCCGCTTGGATTAGTTCCCTATTACCGTTATATAGCCGATGCAACTGAAAGCGACCGCAATTACCCCGAGGTCGGGATTTTTTTCGCTGTATCCTCACATTACCAGTGCAGGGGTTTTGCGCATGAAGCAGCATCAGGACTGATAAAATACGGCTTTGAAACTCTTAAGCTGCAAAGAATTGTGGGAATAACCAATATGTATAACAATCCATCACAGGCCGTATTAAAAAGGCTTGGGATGAAAATTGAGCTGCTGCCTGAGCATAAATGGATGCAGGTTGTAGGTATTGCAGAAAATAACGATGAATGGAAAGCTAATATCAAAAAAGCTGGTTAAGAAAAATTTTAAATTATATGAGTAAAATAAATTTTAACGGGAAAGAATACAACAGCCTAAACGAAATACCGGATGAGTTCAGGGTAATGTTCAAAGATGAGAACAATAACGGGATACCTGACTTTGTAGAAGGCTTGCTGAACGCAAATACAACAGGCAGCCAAAAACCATTGATAGCAAATTTTAATTCTTTCTTCTATAACGGTAAACAGTACAGCAGTATAGACCAAATGCCGCAGGAAGCCAGGGAAATGGTCAAAAAAGGACTTGGAAAACTTGAAAGCTCAGGGTTTGGAATGATGATGCCGGAAACAGGGAATGTTAATGTTGCTGCAGAGCAAACAACACATTCATTACCACACGGATTAAAAGAAGAAGCGCAGCAGGAGCTGCGGCCGGGTTTCAAATTCAGATTAATAATGACCTTTGTTATGCTGGTACTTGCTATTGTATATATAATTTGGCTATTAAAAATAATCTAATTTTTCTAATAAAATGAAATACATTACATCCCAGTACATGAAATACCTTGAAAATCTTGAAAAAGAAATATCACTTTATCATAACGAAATCGACTTATGGAAGCTGACCGGTGACCTTAAAAATACACCGGCAAATCTCGCTATGCATCTGTGCGGAAATCTAAAACATAATATTGGTGCTGTGATCGGCAAGAACGGGTATATCCGTGATCGTGACTTTGAGTTTTCTCAAACCGGCACCGGCAAAAAGGAAATACTTGCAGAGATCACAAGTACAGCTGAAATTGTTAAACAAGTGCTTGAATCACTTACACCCGAGCAATTATCTGAACAGTTCCCTGAAACATCTCACGGTGAAGACCAGACAGTTTATGATGCATTGATTAGGCTAGCCCTGCATCTGGGTTATCACACAGGGCAGATCAATTATCACAGAAGGATACTTACTAATTAAAATGAAATATTGATACAGGAAAGTTCTTTCAAAAAAGAATTTGAGTTTGAAAAAACTCTGAGTGAATACAAACGGGTAAAAATTATCTGTTACCTGCTTGGTATCGGTATGGTTATAAGTATAGCAAATAATTACCTGGATTTCCTTGACCTGCAGAGATTTTTCAAATATAAAACCTCAGGGTACGCAATAATTATCTGGGTATTTTTCTTCCTTAATTATGAGCTAATATTTCTTTTCCTGCTTAAAAGATATATAAGAGATAAGATCTCAATTCACGATACTCTTAAGCTTGTACATACGATAATAGAAATAGTCTTCCCAGGGATACTGATGTTCATGCTTACAATTATTGAAGAACGTGCAGTTTATCTTGATGCCCCGTATTTTCTTACCTATTTTCTTCTGATAGCTATTTCATCGCTTCAGCTTAATTTCCGGATAAGTTTTTTTCTTGGCATTGCAGCAGCACTGCAGTATTCAGCCTTAACTTACTATGTATATAATTATATAATCCCGGCACAGGATCTGAAAGCTCATATGCCGATAGCTTCATATTATGTAAGGGCTGTAATGATGCTCTTTACAGGAGCTGCTTCAGGAATGATAGCTTCGGAGATAAACAAACGTGTGCAGAACTCCTTCAGCCAGCTGATGGAAAAACAAAAAATTATCAACCTTTTCGGGCAGCAGGTATCACGTGAAATTGTTGATGAGCTGATACTCCGTAAAGATAACCTTGATATCAAAAGGGTTAATGCAACAATTATGTTCCTGGATATCAGGAATTTCAGCTCTTATGCTGAAACCAAAGACCCTGCTGAAATAATCCAGTTCCAGAATAATATTTTTGATCCGCTCATAGAAATAATTTCTAAACACAAAGGACTTGTAAACCAGTTCATGGGTGATGGTTTTATGGCTTCATTCGGCATTCCGCTGCAGATTGAAGACCACCGCCAGAATGCCTTCAATGCAGGGCTGGAAATAATTAATAAAATAAAGATACTTGCTGAAATGAATATCATACCCGTTACACGGGTTGGGATAGGCATTCATTCAGGCGAAGTAATTACAGGAAATATTGGTAATGATATACGCAAGCAGTATTCAATAGCCGGAACGACAGTAATTACAGCCGCCAGGCTTGAGCAGCTGAATAAGCAGTTCCAGACACAGTTTTTGGTATCACGGGATTTTCTTAACAGCATTAGTACAAACGGCCAGGCATCAGAATCGCTTGGCGAAGTTTCAATTAAAGGATTTGAAAAACCAATGGAGGTAATGTGCGTAAAAGTTTAATTTTATTCGTGATAGTTTTTGCTTATATCTGGGGATGCTCAGGCAGTGAGGATAAATACAGCCTGCTGGATAACAGCGACAGGAGTTCAATTGCAAAGATTTGCAAATGCATCGAGCCGTTGGAATTCTATAAACAAAAAATGTCCGAAGGTTCTGATACTGCGCAAAAGAGAATGTACATGGATACTTTCCAATTAAAAGCAGCTGAACTTTACCCTTGCATTGAAGAATTTGAAAAACTTGAAGTAAAATTCGAAACAGGTGAAAAATACCGGGAGCAGTTTATCGCCTATGTAAAGGATAAACATCCTTACTGCT
Coding sequences within:
- a CDS encoding ComEC/Rec2 family competence protein — its product is MKMFSTFSRKYPAALAVFPMALGILISDYLKVDLSFLPEWFFLTAIVTAGIFIAVLYPKLQKGELFLFSCLFLLMLFGLLSFQFRYYKTGENNISARILQTEPNSVVKGIVAEQPELKDDRMRLLIQLISVNDSSVSGNMLASVYKNKFTEEAAAEFTYGDIVELKGKIEPLPGRRNPGEFDYGRYLKMHGVDAVFSAYGFESITLTGNETQNPWYTYVIIPVKKYSLEVIEENLSGQEAEYLKGLLLGERSNISGETRENFINAGVAHIIAVSGLNVAYVALIIWAILIFIPIKQHYKIFITIASLLFYMDLTGNSPSIVRAVIMASVFLIAQIAGRRPNSYNILSFAALLILVVDPRQLFDAGFILSFSALLSIIIIYPFLNNKLNNIKWIKELNSDKLSVKVFKAAAALFLGTFAAQLGTLPITAVMFKKISVISLLSNLFAIPLSNISLALGFIMVIVSPLSGWLGSVFGAVNQMLLYIQLLLIEFCAGLDIAYVQTYFVDGMMLIFYYIILILVLTANRSNYIIRLAVSLLLIINFAVWKDVAAMTNEAEITFLNTGSSNCTAVKMPGGTTVLINAGTSSDKYNSAQRTVLPYLKAGGSGKIDLLIMNSMDKDEFRNLLYLVQNTEVKKMMLPVYYKDIIESKYFNSNFKNTAVEYISSSKIINKNGNFRLYIYYDSLYKAGTMMTQFLFGDQSFVFTDAVKPEEIIYNSVYLNDLDLNTQVIRVASSGSFTTTPPQFIANVNPAYIIIGEIVSGRRRLNAEIFKAALYENGFNVLDAGKTGAVILRTNGDFTRRVVWE
- a CDS encoding GNAT family N-acetyltransferase, which translates into the protein MKPIVTERLIIREFRPADLGEIYRILDVELKFKDSKLQDSSIAQRKEWLEWTIQGYKQNRMLLNPPYGDHAIVLKDSLQLIGTCGFVPVLAPLGLVPYYRYIADATESDRNYPEVGIFFAVSSHYQCRGFAHEAASGLIKYGFETLKLQRIVGITNMYNNPSQAVLKRLGMKIELLPEHKWMQVVGIAENNDEWKANIKKAG
- a CDS encoding DUF1572 family protein, translating into MKYITSQYMKYLENLEKEISLYHNEIDLWKLTGDLKNTPANLAMHLCGNLKHNIGAVIGKNGYIRDRDFEFSQTGTGKKEILAEITSTAEIVKQVLESLTPEQLSEQFPETSHGEDQTVYDALIRLALHLGYHTGQINYHRRILTN
- a CDS encoding adenylate/guanylate cyclase domain-containing protein, translated to MIQESSFKKEFEFEKTLSEYKRVKIICYLLGIGMVISIANNYLDFLDLQRFFKYKTSGYAIIIWVFFFLNYELIFLFLLKRYIRDKISIHDTLKLVHTIIEIVFPGILMFMLTIIEERAVYLDAPYFLTYFLLIAISSLQLNFRISFFLGIAAALQYSALTYYVYNYIIPAQDLKAHMPIASYYVRAVMMLFTGAASGMIASEINKRVQNSFSQLMEKQKIINLFGQQVSREIVDELILRKDNLDIKRVNATIMFLDIRNFSSYAETKDPAEIIQFQNNIFDPLIEIISKHKGLVNQFMGDGFMASFGIPLQIEDHRQNAFNAGLEIINKIKILAEMNIIPVTRVGIGIHSGEVITGNIGNDIRKQYSIAGTTVITAARLEQLNKQFQTQFLVSRDFLNSISTNGQASESLGEVSIKGFEKPMEVMCVKV